tataagtgCTTACTACGCCTTCGAAGCGTTGTAGAAAATCCAAAGGATCGGTTAGACCAGAATAGACTCCCAGAGTTACCGGcacgatcggcggagaaacaattggatagtcagaaatatgctgagcaaacttgtctgcagcagtagtgatttctgttgccttttttgtgcgagtatctgcattctccgcacaaaacttggtaagcatgtcttgcaaaaagtttggctgatcaaacttatgttgcattgactttggcgcaatgcttctgaaagcatctgCCAAAAAATTTTGCTCATTTTCTCTGCGAGCAGCGTCAGATATGTCGCCCTCTTCCCCATAgcaagggaaaggtgttggtggtcgctttcgcttaatttgtggatttttaacaaactcttctacgctgtccgaatcatcagaaaattcgcacTCTTCTCTTGGCGTTTTTGCCATTTTTGATTTATACGCAGAGTTCAAAGGAATGCGATCTTCTGCGTTATCGCTATCGCTATCATTATGCTCGATAACGAGATgatcaacttgtgatcctgaatcgttcaatggccataagtaagtgcgcggtatgcgagattcgcAATTACGCTTAGCATCTCGCTTAGCTTGCTCGATTGCAGTGCTGACAATTTTGTCAGTTCGTAAACTAGATTTTCCAGCCAAAGCTTTTGGTCGCTTCCCATCAGCGGTTATTTCACTGCGATTTTGCAGCAATTTTCTTCGCGCAGTCATTTTCTCAACAGCAACTTCTGGCTGCGAGTCACTAACATTGTTTTCAGCAGATGTTTTAACGATCGGCtcttgaaccgattttcccgcggtTATATTAGCATTTGTTTGCAACGGAAATATTATAACGTTCTGCGAATCACcaggcagtgcatcagcattcgcagaaatgCCAGTTTGATTTGCATTTGTCATCGTGATTGACTAGCAGATTAAACTGATTGCTTATTCCAAAAGTACCTGCAAATCATcataacaaaaacacgattgaaattaaaccatcGAATTAATTGCTTAACGGCGTAAAACAAATTttttttcagtttaatttgtaaaacgtgtcccacggatggcgccaattgatcaatccttaattaatgatgttacttaatcacggattgagtgcaataagattgtaatggaggatggatgtttgatgattattttgggccccgatgatcgtctttcactttaactatcaagtgatcaaccaccccgacccggtcttgattgttaattagcttaattcaccttttcgcaatgtaaaaatcccttgggcaagatcataagtggaaattacaaaggcttaggcaaaatggcagagaatcaacaacccataaatgagaggccaagctctctatttataggattcgaaatatctgcggtctgcgagttacataactatccgcggaaactcagcggattaaaccgcggtcttgtattaatgcgaaaacataaccgcggtactcattttcagcgaatattgcacagctttgccttataattcgcgtagttctgcctttggcttttagcaaataaaatatacatatacaatgctatgtatatgatcaagcaactttgccttataattcgttttttttggaattttttttccggcatcaagatcacacgaaaatatgaacatttagaaaagacacttcgtgatgaatgttataatttaggcgggaaaacgatcgacaaaaataacattcaagataatattgttcgtgaagaatgtgaacgttttttttcatgttttgtgaagtaaaatttagcccgatttagagtttatggtttagggtttaggatttagggtttggtgttttgggtttattccgtaaacccaaaacaccaaaccctaaaccctaatccctaaactctaaaccgttcgtgttaaaaactcaatctaaatcctaaatctaaaccctgaaccctaaatttctaaaccctaatatctaaatcctataaaccctaatatctaaaacctcaacatacgctcgaaaaacacgataattgttatatattacttcttcgagcgtttttctgccaaaataaaaacatttatcacaaagtgtctttagttaatgttcatattttcatccaatctataatgttcgttatcaaagttttttcaaaaaaaataaaaataaataaatttgcttccccccgcttccccccgattggttactttcccccttgatcctaccactatatatatatatatatatatatatatatatatatatatatatatatatatatatatatatatatatatatatatatatatatatatatatatattcacaacagTCGTGTCTTTTTTGAAGCATTGTAACTTTTCCAGATGAGTGAGTGTGACTTTCCCACACATCGTGACTTTTCCCAATAACTGTCAATATAGGAAATAACTACCAGTTCACTACTTTGATCTGGGTTTATTATTAACAAATTCCTCCCTAAGCTCAGATCTCTCTTCCATCCATCATTCCTAGTTTGTGTTTGCATATGTTAAACACTTCTACCGGAAGTGCCTTAGTGAAGATGTCAGCGGATTGATCACAACGCATTACATAATTCAGTTGCACTTCCCTATTGTTTATTTGTTCTCGAATGAAATGAAAGCGTACATCAATATGCTTACTTCTTTTGTGATGCACCGGGTTCTTTGCCAATTCAATCGCTGACCCGTTGTTGACTTTACTCTCTGCTGGTTCACGTTGTTGATTCTTCAATTCCCGTAGCAGATTCCTTAGCCATATTGCATGACAAACCATCCATGacgctgctacatattctgcctcaCAAGTTGATAGAGCTAGTATAGGCTGTTTCTTTGATGCCCATGTGAAGGTTGTTTCTCCTATAAAGAACACATAACCTGAAGTGATTTTTCGATCATCCATATTTCCATACCAGTCACTATCAGAATAACCTTTAAGTACGTATCCTTCACAACTTGAGAAAAATAACCCAAGTGATTCAGTTCCCTTAACATATCGCAAGATTCTCTTTAAAGACTTCCAGTGTGCATACTTTGGGTTTTCCATAAAACGACTTGCTACCCCAACACTGAATGAAAGATCAGGTCTCGTACAAGTTAGATACCTTAAACTTCCCCTTAAACTTCCCACTAAACTTCGATACTTATCTGCATCCACCGAATCTCCTCCCTCAAATTTTGAAAGTTTAATACCAAGTTCCATAGGTGTTACTACTGGGTTACAAGCTTTCATTTTGCTTTTCTACAAAATCTCTTTTGCATCTGCTTCTTGAGATATAAAAATCCCAGATTTTCCCTGCCTTACTTCCAGACCCAGGAAGTACTTCATGAGACCCAAGTGGTTCATTTCAAATTCTCGAGTCATTGATTCTTTTAGTTGTTGACTCATCTTCTCATCATTTCCCGTGAATATGAAGTCATCTACACACAAAGCTGCAAGTAACATTTGTTCTTTAACCTTTTTAACATACAAAGTATGCTCTTATGGACACTGTACAAATCCCAGTCTCTTAAAAAATGAGTCAATTCAAGTGTTCCACACTCGAGGGGCCTGTTTTAGTCCATATAATGCTTTGTTTAACTTCAACACTTTAGCCTCCTCTATAACCTTCACATAACCAGGTGGTTGTTCTCCATAAACTACTTCTTCAAATAAACCATTCAAGAATGCTAACTTCACAACCATTTGATAAATTTTCCACCCGTTTTGTGTAGATTGTGAGATACGAAATCTGATGGTATCCATTCTCACAAATGGAGAAAAGATCTCTTCATAATCAATACCTTGTTTTTATCGGTACCCCTTTGCAATGAGTCTCGCTTTGTATCGTTGAATCTCTCCTTCCGTGTTCATTTTTTTCTTGTAAACCCACTTAACACCAATGGCTTTGTGCCCTTTCGGTAATTCGACGATCTCCCAGGTTCTGTTCCTTTCATTTTCATTAATTTCTTCATCCATTGCTTCTTTCCACTTCTTATTTCGTAAAGCTTCTTCAAATGTAACATTTTCGGTGTCTGCTAAAAGGCACACCAGATGCATTTCAGTGGTGGAGTCATATAAATCTTGAAGGCTCCTAATCCTTGGTTGTATCggttcatcatcattttcataatcAACCACTATTGGTTCAGTTGAGGTGGTTGGAATTTAAGTTATTGGAAAGTCTTATGGGGTGGTGTTGTCTTGCTTCTGTATAACCTCattactaaaatcccatgcactttCTTCATTTACAACCACATCTCTGCTTTTTATAACTCTCTTTTCTAGAGGATCATACAACCAAATAGCGCTAGTTCTCTCACCATGAATATGTACATCTTACTCTTATCTTCAAGCTTTTTCCTTTTCTGGTACATGTGCATAAGCCACACTACCAAAAACTTTATAGTGAGATACAGTAGGCTGCATAACACTCAAACATTCTTGTGGGGTTTTGTCTTCCAATTTAGCATGTGGAAATCTATTTTGGATATATACTGCGCATTGAACTGCTTCTGCCCAAAATTCTTTTGGCATCTTCTTGCTTTTCAACATTGAACAAACCATGTTTATAATAGTTCGATTCTTTTTTTCGGCAACCCCGTTTTCTTGGGGTGAGTAAGGTGCTGTTAAAAATCCACTAATCCCTTCTTCGTCACAAAAATTTCTAAATGACGTGGACAAATATTCTCATCCTCTGTCtgatcataaggattttatgtgttgaCCCGTTGTCTTTTTCAACCATTACCTTAAATTTCTCAAACGTTGCTAACGCTTATGTTTTCTCCTCTTGAAAGTAAACCCAACATTTTCTAGtaaaatcatcaatgaatgtaaTGAAGTACCTTTTATTTCCAAAAGAAGCAGGTGAGATAGGTCCATACATGTCATTGTGAATTAATTCTAGCAGCTCTTTTGCCTCGTAGACTGATTTTCTCGGACATTACTTCTTGTTTGTTTTCCCATGACACAACTTTCACAGTATCGACCATCATACCCAAGATCGGGAAGACCATGTACCATGTTTTTCTTTGACAGCTCTTTTAATCTACTATAATGTAAATGTCCAAACCTCAAATGCCACACTGATTCTTTGTCCAAAAAATCACTATTTAAACATTTCTCTGTCACGTTGTTGAGATTTAATTTGAATGTGCGATTCTTACACATTTTAACAGATGCAATAAGTCTTCCTTCCTTATTTTTTAAGACCAGATTACCATTTTTCAATAACACTGAGTAACCCTTCTCCATAAGTTGGCCTAAACTCAATATATTACTCCTCATTGCAGGAACAAAATACATGTCTTCGATCCTACTTTCCTTTCCATCATGGAGGAAACGTATTTTCCCACGTCCTTTCACATCTATCTTTAAGGCGTCTCCAAATGATACATGACCTTGAACGATTTCCGTCATTTCAATAAACAATTGTTTCTGTCCACTCATGTGGTAGCTTGCACCCGAGTCAAGGTACCACATATCATCACAGTTTGAAACGGCTTCTTCGTGTGCCATTAGCAAAAAGCCACTTTGTTCATGATCGGTCATTATTTGACGCGATTATTTGTATTTAAAAGCAATGAAATTGTCTGTGTCCGTGTTTAGATAGAAAAAAATTTACTTTGATATATTTTCATGTATTTCAGGCTTGTGGAAATTTGAAGCAAAAAGACGCTAAAAACAAAGATGTGTGGCCGAAACACTGAAGACCGAAAATTGCGGTTGGTACACCGCAATTTGCGGTAGGAGGCATTTTTCTAACAGAACCGACCGCTTGGGCAGCAAAATTGTGGTGGCTTTTTGCGGCAGAGACAAAGAAGACCACAATTTGCGGTCTCACAACGGCAAATTGTGGTGTTGACGGGCTGATGCAGTTTTTTGGATGCCGAATTTGAGGGTTTTTGGCTTGGAGGTTAAGTCACTGGTCTCCTATAAATACTAACCCTAAGTGCTACGAATTACAGACTTTTTATTTCAGTTTTTAGAGCCCTAAACACTCCCAAAAACATCATTAATCATCATCAATTAAGGACTCAAGTCTGGATCAAGGAGGTGTTCTTCATGCAACTTCAACAATtcatcatgttcatcatcttcaGCATGAGTGGCTAGTCTCCTTTACTTTATTTCTTTCATAAACGATTAGTATATGTATATTTCATTCAAGTTTTGTGTGATTCACAATATTGTAATGCTTAAGTCTTTTGTGTTATAAATATTGTGAATTGGTCAAGTTTTATTTAATGCAAGTTGATTATTGTTGATTATTGCAAGACCATTATCGTTGCTTAACATATTGTGCTTAATCCACCTTAGTGTTAATTAGTTAAGGATAAATACAAGTGTGTAAGTGTCATAATCGTACCCAAGATAATCACTTTAGAAAACTCATGagttcttgtctatgagatttgagtaTAACTTGGTAGCACATGACTTGTTTGATGTATGCATGTCTAATCAGGATTAATTAGGAGTAAAGGTTTTTTATTTATGAAGTTTCATTCTTTTCTTAGTTATTTACATTCTTTGCTTAAGTTCAAAATTGCTTAGTTTTATTGCTCAAGTAGTCATTCATTTAGTTAATCGTAGTTAATTACAAAACCAAATTTTGAGAATTGCTTGTTTTTAACCAatacttcccgtggaacgaatcctatTTACCGTAGCTAAGTTAGAATAATTAGATCATTTTTGACGAATACTTCGACGCCCATCaaaattttggcgccgctgtcggggaggtgtgcgcttgattgcaagctTTTATTTAATTGTTTTCTTTTTTATTAAAAAGAGCCTAGAAATTATAAAAAACTAGAaatgaccaaaaatattgtttttgtttttattgtgtttTTGTCAGTTTTATTCTTGGTGTTCTTGTTTTTTGTGAAGTGCAGGTTAGTGTGTGCAAACTCGAAAATTGGGAAATCAGACTCTTGAGCCTTACAATCCAGAAATCGAGAAATTTTTGTGAAAGCTAATCAAAAAGCTGCTAGGATTTCAAAAAGTTCGACAGTGGCTTCAACATTAGCACAACCACCAATAGAACCACCACCGAAATCTCATTCAGTAGTTCCACCAAATTCACCCAAGTCGGAACCAGAAGACGAGGAGGAGATTTTTGTTCAACGAATTAGAATGGCAGAACAAGAAAGATGAGTAGACTCATATTACCAACCGGGTGATTACGAGGATCACACACCCATTGTTTTTCCGCCCCAAATGGGGGAAATAACCAGCGATTTGAGGTTTGACCTCAATTGATTGCTACTTTGTCTACTTACCGAGGTACGACTAACGAAGAACCATATGAGCACATCACTGACTTTAATGAAATCTGTGCTACGAACCAGGTAAATGGGTTCATTGATGACGAGGTACGCCTTCGCCAATTTTCCTTATTCATTAAAAGAAAAGGCAAAACATTGGTTCCTATCCTTGTGCTGCCGAAGTATAACTACGTGGGTGATGATCAAAAAATGGTTTCTTGAAGAGTTTTACCCCATAAGTAAGACCTCATACATGCGTACACAAATTAAATATTTTAGGAAATTTCCTGGTGAACTATTTCATGAAGCGTACGAATGTCTTAAGGGATTACTTAGAGCTTGTCCACACCA
The window above is part of the Rutidosis leptorrhynchoides isolate AG116_Rl617_1_P2 chromosome 1, CSIRO_AGI_Rlap_v1, whole genome shotgun sequence genome. Proteins encoded here:
- the LOC139895300 gene encoding secreted RxLR effector protein 161-like, with product MELGIKLSKFEGGDSVDADKYRSLVGSLRGSLRYLTCTRPDLSFSVGVASRFMENPKYAHWKSLKRILRYVKGTESLGLFFSSCEGYVLKGYSDSDWYGNMDDRKITSGYVFFIGETTFTWASKKQPILALSTCEAEYVAASWMVCHAIWLRNLLRELKNQQREPAESKVNNGSAIELAKNPVHHKRSKHIDVRFHFIREQINNREVQLNYVMRCDQSADIFTKALPVEVFNICKHKLGMMDGREI